A section of the Natronolimnobius sp. AArcel1 genome encodes:
- a CDS encoding FAD-dependent monooxygenase produces MGSDTADVPVLVAGAGPVGMTTALALHARGVETTILEAEPEDRDRSGSRAIYVHGTTLRTLERIHPGLGTDLVDEGLVWPTRRTLYKGEEVFNRTYDSPGGSGDIPHFTSVPQVITEQYMLDALEDVGIDIHWESEVVTVDSSSDGVRVETADGREWETEYVVGADGGGSTVRKEIGANFEGDQSENAFLIADVADEEIDDDSPDLERVFHYDAPAADGRNVLLVPFTGGWRLDIQCLEDDDPEELSSDERMREFVRDIMGEEYEEQLKWVSSYYFLQVMADSFIDDHRRVLLAGEAAHLLAPFGARGMNSGVADADEAASAISVALDARRDAVARDEIELYAARRETAAEYNLNAAGQALEYLQGEDPVTVLRKEVAASLADQFETAGEWLDDAPYGPHGSPPIVSTGNY; encoded by the coding sequence ATGGGCAGTGATACAGCCGATGTGCCGGTACTTGTAGCGGGTGCTGGACCTGTCGGAATGACCACGGCACTTGCATTGCACGCACGCGGGGTCGAAACGACGATTCTCGAGGCAGAGCCGGAAGACCGTGACCGCTCTGGAAGCCGCGCGATTTACGTCCACGGAACGACGCTTCGGACGCTCGAGCGGATCCACCCAGGGCTTGGGACCGACCTCGTCGACGAAGGGCTCGTCTGGCCAACCCGACGAACGCTCTACAAGGGCGAGGAGGTGTTCAACCGAACGTATGACTCGCCGGGTGGCTCAGGCGACATTCCCCACTTTACCAGCGTCCCACAGGTTATCACCGAGCAGTACATGCTCGACGCGCTCGAGGACGTTGGAATTGATATCCATTGGGAGTCCGAGGTCGTCACCGTTGACTCCTCGTCCGACGGTGTCCGCGTCGAAACTGCCGACGGACGAGAGTGGGAAACCGAATACGTCGTCGGTGCCGACGGCGGTGGCTCGACAGTTCGCAAAGAAATCGGCGCAAACTTCGAGGGCGATCAGTCCGAGAACGCGTTCCTCATCGCCGATGTTGCGGACGAAGAAATTGATGATGATTCCCCCGACCTCGAGCGAGTGTTCCACTACGACGCGCCTGCGGCCGACGGCCGCAACGTGTTGCTTGTTCCCTTCACTGGCGGCTGGCGATTAGACATTCAGTGTCTCGAAGACGACGATCCTGAAGAACTCAGCAGCGATGAGCGGATGCGTGAGTTTGTCCGGGATATCATGGGCGAGGAGTACGAAGAGCAGTTGAAGTGGGTTTCCTCGTACTACTTCTTACAGGTGATGGCGGATTCGTTCATCGACGACCACCGACGTGTGCTGCTGGCTGGCGAAGCGGCACACTTGCTGGCACCATTTGGCGCTCGTGGGATGAACTCCGGTGTCGCAGACGCCGACGAGGCTGCGTCGGCGATTTCGGTGGCGCTCGATGCTCGACGGGACGCCGTTGCTCGTGACGAGATCGAACTGTACGCTGCTCGACGCGAGACGGCTGCCGAGTATAATCTCAACGCCGCTGGACAGGCCCTCGAATACCTTCAGGGTGAGGATCCGGTGACTGTCCTCCGAAAGGAAGTCGCCGCCTCATTGGCTGATCAGTTCGAGACTGCAGGCGAATGGCTTGACGACGCTCCGTACGGGCCCCACGGGTCGCCACCAATCGTCTCGACTGGAAACTACTAG
- a CDS encoding NosD domain-containing protein: protein MVVILLAVVGGTASLFVGDVDPATPEVASFDDTVTVGLTLESERSLEDDVALPQAQVFYSQYEYVVGYYGIETFVEDRRQEGHEQRFGYPLTVYVTDYGDSTLELDDDGYPVVDESPPWIDAEDAWFVVGSDAQTPSGDTVLSFADHEDATAFADSNGGEVYTWEETLEQSFETDDAAAVRDQIDEQHREGDSIRETTTSAVDRPVSLTVGDDVDTIQEGIDEAPENTTVVVPPGTYEETIEINRSITLEGDGSATISGDGNGSVVTVTESAVGIRNLEITGVGTTTSGTEDVPGDPVDEDDWDDQFQVHYTGADAGISAHVAPGLAVEDVTIETPANGVITRESPEMVVRNTTIEGNEEWEDGFAGVMAFGSPGVIEDSTFVNGRDAIYAYRSEGTVIRENTFDESLLGVHLMHTDGALLADNRMTNVIDTGVYIMTGPEQNAIVGNEIRGSETGAYIGGTDSYVAENIFEGNDVGLELAASSSLYEQNVFAGNQLGVNERELLPTNRVLGNDFLENDAHADAGSGPLRIWSHDDEGNYWQGGTSIADGDPPSRSYSPTDTVDGQMHRTDGAITLGRGPALDALSGLEESVSGMQTGSITDMNPTCEPNNPELIEQTAQADRAWTCTGTLATDVEP from the coding sequence ATGGTCGTCATCCTCCTTGCTGTCGTGGGTGGAACCGCTAGCCTGTTCGTTGGCGATGTCGACCCCGCGACCCCAGAGGTGGCTTCGTTTGACGATACCGTCACCGTGGGACTCACACTCGAGTCCGAACGGAGCCTCGAGGACGATGTGGCCCTCCCACAAGCCCAGGTGTTTTACTCCCAGTATGAGTACGTTGTGGGGTACTACGGTATCGAAACGTTCGTCGAGGACCGCCGCCAGGAGGGTCACGAACAGCGATTCGGGTATCCACTCACGGTGTACGTGACTGATTACGGTGACAGCACGCTCGAGTTGGACGATGACGGCTATCCTGTGGTCGATGAGTCTCCGCCATGGATCGATGCAGAAGACGCCTGGTTCGTTGTTGGCAGCGATGCACAGACGCCATCGGGTGATACCGTGCTCTCGTTTGCCGACCACGAGGATGCAACGGCGTTTGCAGACAGCAACGGGGGCGAGGTCTACACCTGGGAAGAAACGCTCGAGCAGTCGTTCGAGACCGACGATGCAGCTGCCGTTCGCGACCAGATCGACGAACAGCACCGCGAAGGCGACTCGATCCGCGAGACGACGACTTCGGCAGTTGACCGACCAGTGTCACTCACCGTTGGCGACGATGTCGACACTATTCAGGAAGGAATTGACGAAGCACCCGAGAATACCACCGTGGTCGTTCCTCCGGGAACGTACGAGGAAACGATCGAAATCAATCGGTCGATCACACTCGAGGGAGATGGCTCAGCGACCATCAGTGGCGACGGGAACGGCTCGGTCGTGACGGTGACAGAATCAGCGGTCGGAATCCGAAACCTCGAGATCACTGGTGTCGGGACGACAACCTCTGGGACGGAAGACGTTCCCGGTGACCCGGTCGATGAAGACGACTGGGATGATCAGTTCCAGGTCCACTACACTGGCGCTGATGCCGGTATCTCAGCACACGTCGCACCTGGCCTTGCAGTCGAGGATGTCACGATAGAGACGCCAGCAAACGGAGTCATCACCCGCGAGAGTCCAGAGATGGTCGTCCGCAACACGACTATCGAGGGCAACGAAGAGTGGGAAGATGGCTTTGCTGGCGTCATGGCGTTTGGCTCGCCCGGCGTGATCGAGGACTCGACGTTCGTCAATGGGAGAGATGCAATCTACGCCTACCGATCCGAAGGAACCGTTATTCGAGAGAATACCTTCGATGAGAGCCTGTTGGGAGTGCATCTGATGCACACGGATGGCGCGTTACTCGCCGACAATCGCATGACGAACGTAATCGACACGGGAGTCTACATCATGACTGGCCCCGAGCAGAACGCAATCGTCGGAAATGAGATTAGAGGATCCGAGACCGGGGCCTATATTGGTGGCACAGATTCGTACGTCGCTGAAAACATCTTCGAGGGCAACGATGTCGGGCTGGAACTTGCCGCATCCAGCTCGCTCTATGAGCAAAACGTCTTCGCAGGGAACCAACTGGGAGTCAACGAGCGGGAACTGCTCCCAACGAACCGCGTCCTCGGCAACGACTTCCTCGAAAACGACGCACACGCCGATGCTGGCTCCGGACCGCTTCGGATCTGGTCACACGACGACGAGGGCAACTATTGGCAGGGCGGAACCAGCATTGCAGATGGCGACCCACCCTCGAGATCGTACTCACCGACTGACACAGTCGATGGGCAAATGCACCGAACTGATGGCGCAATAACGCTCGGCCGGGGACCAGCACTCGATGCTCTCTCTGGACTCGAGGAATCCGTCTCCGGAATGCAAACAGGAAGTATTACCGACATGAACCCAACCTGTGAACCGAACAACCCGGAACTGATCGAACAAACCGCGCAAGCAGACCGCGCCTGGACCTGTACAGGTACGCTCGCGACCGACGTTGAACCATAA
- a CDS encoding IclR family transcriptional regulator gives MTDGTPPMNSVLRAFDVLNVLWEVNGAGPSEVAAQMNVPKSTAHVYLRTLRETGYVVNDGGEYRLSHRFLTTGSRIKHRNSLFQASEAKLQELATETGELVTLVIEENGRSVILDIESGNRSLELGIYSGMITPLHSNATGKAILAHLPSERTDEIIDQGLERRTEETITDEETLRAELETIREQGYAVDWDQQVKGMALIGAPIIINGQLKGSAGVVCPTGRIKDETYQHELLQKLEGMVDSITIKYRYGT, from the coding sequence ATGACCGACGGCACACCCCCGATGAATTCGGTGCTCCGTGCGTTCGACGTACTGAACGTACTCTGGGAGGTCAACGGGGCAGGTCCCTCAGAAGTTGCGGCACAAATGAACGTTCCGAAGAGTACGGCCCACGTCTATTTGCGGACACTGCGAGAGACCGGCTACGTTGTCAACGACGGTGGCGAGTACCGACTCAGTCACCGGTTTCTTACCACGGGATCGCGGATCAAACACCGGAACAGCCTCTTTCAGGCCTCAGAAGCGAAGCTTCAGGAACTCGCGACGGAAACAGGCGAACTCGTGACGCTCGTGATCGAGGAGAACGGCCGCTCAGTGATCCTCGACATCGAGTCAGGGAATCGCTCACTCGAACTTGGAATCTACTCGGGAATGATCACCCCGCTACACTCGAACGCAACCGGGAAAGCCATCCTCGCACACCTTCCATCTGAGCGGACCGACGAAATCATCGACCAGGGACTCGAGCGACGGACCGAGGAGACAATCACCGACGAGGAGACGCTCCGTGCGGAACTGGAAACAATTCGAGAACAAGGGTACGCAGTCGACTGGGACCAGCAGGTCAAAGGAATGGCACTGATCGGCGCGCCGATCATCATCAACGGCCAGCTCAAGGGCTCGGCCGGTGTAGTCTGTCCAACTGGGCGCATCAAGGACGAGACGTACCAGCACGAACTCCTGCAGAAACTCGAGGGCATGGTTGATTCAATTACGATAAAGTACCGATACGGAACGTAA
- a CDS encoding ABC transporter permease — MTDTSSGTNQPSPSDTGANSVESDDSTTHAASAFGPTTSTERIKRVFIRELRTVARTRTYLILGLALTAVLVGIAWIGGGIEAGYVPTVVDLLTPLELLVPIVAIAFGYRAILGDRRRGELDVLETYPLTPRELVVGVYTGRAVGLLGTVVLALGLVGGAVVVGRAEPLGRYASHAGADSPLLYARFVVLTALFALSMLAVALAISALVSGTRSALALAVVALVVLLVGLDLALVYGLASGYIGDSSLIHALAVSPLSAYRGLVFETTVLTATGTGPRAASPAASLLGLTVWTVGSLAITMWAVKR, encoded by the coding sequence ATGACTGATACGTCCTCGGGAACCAACCAACCATCACCGTCGGATACCGGAGCTAACAGTGTCGAATCGGACGACTCCACAACGCACGCAGCATCGGCGTTCGGGCCGACGACGTCGACCGAGCGGATCAAACGGGTTTTCATCCGCGAACTCAGAACCGTTGCCCGAACCAGAACCTATCTCATCCTTGGCCTGGCACTCACCGCCGTCCTGGTCGGAATCGCATGGATCGGCGGCGGCATCGAAGCCGGCTACGTCCCGACCGTTGTCGACCTGTTAACCCCACTCGAGTTGCTCGTCCCGATTGTCGCTATCGCGTTCGGCTACCGAGCAATCCTCGGTGATCGGCGTCGTGGCGAACTTGACGTACTCGAGACGTATCCGCTGACGCCTCGAGAACTCGTTGTTGGCGTCTATACTGGCCGGGCTGTTGGCCTACTGGGTACGGTGGTACTTGCGCTTGGACTCGTCGGCGGAGCAGTCGTCGTTGGTCGTGCAGAGCCACTTGGACGCTACGCCTCACACGCCGGTGCTGACTCCCCGCTGCTGTACGCCCGATTTGTCGTCCTCACCGCGCTGTTTGCACTGTCGATGCTTGCGGTTGCGCTCGCTATTTCGGCGCTCGTAAGCGGGACGCGAAGCGCACTCGCACTGGCTGTCGTCGCGCTCGTCGTCCTCCTTGTTGGACTCGATCTTGCACTTGTGTATGGGCTCGCAAGTGGCTATATCGGCGACTCCTCGCTTATTCACGCACTCGCAGTGAGTCCACTCAGTGCATATCGGGGACTCGTCTTCGAGACGACGGTACTCACAGCAACAGGAACTGGGCCACGGGCTGCTTCACCCGCAGCGAGTCTGCTCGGTCTCACCGTCTGGACCGTTGGCTCACTGGCGATCACGATGTGGGCAGTCAAACGCTAA
- a CDS encoding nitrous oxide reductase accessory protein NosL, translating to MNGSGSSPTDRHVSRRTVLLGSAAVSLTAVAGCLGDGDGEAPDPMAIEDGPNCDNCTMPIVDHPGPVGQAFYDDAEELFGEDRPAQFCSSLCTYTHTFDHEDEYEPLATYITDYSTVEYEVDSDSETPTISSHVDADDFASVNELTLVVGSEVEGAMGASMIGFSESDDADAFQEEYGGDHYDHDDVDHDLVMSLM from the coding sequence ATGAATGGCTCTGGCAGCAGCCCCACTGATCGGCACGTCTCGCGTCGGACAGTTCTTCTCGGATCGGCAGCTGTGAGTTTGACGGCAGTTGCTGGGTGTCTTGGTGACGGCGACGGGGAGGCCCCAGACCCGATGGCAATCGAGGATGGACCGAACTGCGATAACTGTACGATGCCGATCGTTGATCACCCCGGACCAGTCGGTCAGGCGTTTTACGACGATGCCGAGGAACTATTTGGCGAGGATCGCCCAGCACAGTTCTGTAGTTCGCTGTGTACGTACACGCACACGTTCGACCACGAAGACGAGTACGAGCCACTCGCAACGTACATCACGGACTATTCGACCGTCGAGTATGAGGTTGACTCCGATAGCGAGACGCCGACTATTTCGAGCCACGTCGACGCAGACGATTTTGCGTCAGTAAACGAACTGACGCTAGTCGTCGGCAGTGAGGTCGAAGGCGCAATGGGGGCCTCGATGATCGGTTTCTCGGAGAGCGATGATGCAGACGCCTTCCAGGAGGAGTACGGCGGGGACCACTACGACCACGACGATGTTGACCACGACCTCGTCATGTCGTTAATGTAG
- a CDS encoding ABC transporter ATP-binding protein, whose protein sequence is MTTETPLLEASDIDFAYGDVTILEDVSVAAHSAAVTALVGPNGTGKTTLLRTLAGLQEPTDGTVTYHGPSSERTVGYLPQHPQFRPGFTVSETLEFYASLVGGDQEAALHQLERVGLADAAERPVEALSGGMTRLVGIAQATIGDPPLIVLDEPASGLDPGMSKHVFDVANELAEAGTGVLLSSHDLELVDRTADQVFVLDEGSVVTRGHPNTLCNQLGVDSLQNVYEELIAGDLRSVRVQGETA, encoded by the coding sequence ATGACAACAGAGACACCCCTACTCGAGGCATCGGACATCGACTTCGCGTACGGAGACGTCACGATTCTTGAAGACGTCTCAGTCGCGGCCCACTCCGCAGCCGTGACAGCACTGGTCGGACCAAACGGAACCGGGAAAACGACACTCCTGCGGACGCTTGCCGGCCTCCAGGAACCCACAGATGGGACCGTGACGTATCACGGCCCTTCGAGCGAGCGAACAGTTGGGTATCTGCCACAGCACCCACAGTTTCGGCCAGGGTTCACCGTCAGTGAAACACTCGAGTTCTATGCCTCACTCGTCGGCGGAGACCAAGAAGCCGCCTTGCACCAACTCGAGCGTGTTGGGCTTGCAGACGCCGCTGAGCGGCCAGTCGAGGCACTCTCTGGCGGGATGACGCGACTTGTCGGCATTGCACAGGCAACGATCGGTGATCCGCCACTCATTGTCCTCGACGAACCGGCTTCCGGACTTGATCCAGGGATGAGCAAACACGTCTTCGATGTTGCCAACGAACTCGCCGAAGCAGGTACCGGGGTGTTGCTCAGCTCACACGATCTCGAGCTCGTCGATCGAACAGCCGACCAAGTGTTTGTCCTTGATGAGGGCTCCGTTGTCACGCGTGGACACCCGAATACATTGTGTAACCAACTCGGTGTTGACTCCCTTCAAAACGTCTACGAAGAGTTGATCGCAGGCGACCTTCGGAGCGTTCGTGTCCAAGGTGAGACTGCATGA
- a CDS encoding universal stress protein — MYEILLAIDDSKSRAQSQVDTVVNIPMDTNSVRIHVVHVFTDNPAGATIQTLGATKAVKRALSGQEIDYQLEERSGDPATEICDHAVEHDIDLVCLAGRKRSPAGKALFGSVTQDVILNTDRPVLVAEDRDAPDK, encoded by the coding sequence ATGTACGAGATACTGCTCGCAATAGACGACTCCAAATCGCGCGCACAGTCACAGGTTGACACTGTCGTGAATATCCCGATGGACACCAATTCAGTACGAATACACGTAGTACATGTCTTCACCGATAATCCGGCTGGAGCGACGATCCAGACGTTGGGAGCAACAAAAGCCGTCAAACGAGCGTTGTCCGGCCAGGAGATTGACTACCAACTCGAGGAACGAAGTGGCGACCCAGCTACGGAAATCTGTGACCATGCGGTAGAACACGATATTGATCTTGTTTGTTTGGCCGGCCGGAAACGATCTCCTGCTGGAAAGGCGCTGTTTGGGAGCGTCACACAAGATGTGATTCTCAATACAGATCGCCCAGTCCTCGTCGCCGAAGATCGGGACGCACCGGACAAGTAG